Proteins encoded by one window of Vitis vinifera cultivar Pinot Noir 40024 chromosome 10, ASM3070453v1:
- the LOC100250308 gene encoding probable serine/threonine-protein kinase WNK4: MESAEDFVEKDPSGRYVRYNEFLGKGAFKTVYKGFDEDDGTEVAWCQVDIDDVLQSPEEVQRSLYSEVNLIKSLKHENIIKCYNSWVNDEKKTINIITELFTSGSLRQYRKKHKNVDLKAIKNWSRQILRGLHYLHTHNPPIIHRDLKCDNIFVNGFNGQVKIGDLGLAIVMQQPFARSCIGTPEFMAPELYDEEYNELVDIYSFGMCVLEMVTGEYPYSECTNPAQIFKKVTSGVKPAALSRVGDPQVKQFIEKCLVPASLRLSAEELLKDPFLASENSKDRVCNTLLLSNFMPKVMSSPKPQSCVSTNNLASESSEELVCNPLQLSHLVPKSMNSAKLQLLTLQMDPDWQKLLVGMRNRSLSIISSFALAKKGLKLDLDAVHMQNQQCLSQLLRQREEVAEDAKGRWIIKKIPVI, translated from the coding sequence ATGGAGTCCGCTGAGGATTTCGTGGAGAAAGATCCGTCTGGTCGATACGTTCGCTATAACGAGTTCTTGGGAAAGGGGGCATTCAAGACTGTGTATAAGGGTTTTGACGAGGACGATGGAACGGAGGTTGCGTGGTGCCAGGTTGACATCGACGACGTGTTGCAGTCGCCCGAGGAGGTTCAGCGATCCTTGTATTCGGAGGTAAATTTGATCAAGTCTTTGAAGCATGAAAACATAATTAAGTGTTATAATTCGTGGGTTAATGACGAGAAGAAGACGATAAACATCATAACTGAGTTGTTCACTTCTGGGAGTTTGAGGCAGTATCGGAAAAAGCACAAGAATGTTGATTTGAAGGCCATCAAGAACTGGTCCAGGCAAATCCTGAGGGGTTTGCACTATCTTCACACTCACAATCCGCCGATTATTCATAGAGATTTGAAGTGTGATAACATCTTTGTTAACGGGTTTAATGGGCAAGTTAAAATTGGGGATTTGGGATTAGCTATCGTTATGCAGCAGCCTTTTGCCCGGAGTTGCATCGGGACGCCGGAATTCATGGCTCCCGAGCTTTACGACGAGGAGTATAATGAGCTTGTTGACATATACTCATTTGGCATGTGTGTTTTGGAGATGGTTACTGGTGAATATCCATATAGTGAGTGCACAAACCCGGCGCAAATATTTAAGAAGGTCACCTCTGGTGTGAAGCCCGCTGCTCTTAGCAGAGTGGGTGATCCTCAGGTTAAGCAGTTTATTGAGAAGTGCCTGGTTCCAGCATCTTTGAGATTGTCTGCAGAGGAGCTCTTGAAAGACCCATTCCTGGCTTCTGAAAATTCGAAGGATCGTGTTTGCAATACCCTGCTGTTATCCAATTTTATGCCCAAAGTCATGAGTTCGCCAAAGCCTCAATCTTGTGTTAGTACGAACAATTTGGCTTCTGAAAGTTCCGAGGAGCTTGTTTGCAATCCCCTGCAGTTATCCCATCTTgtacccaaatccatgaactcaGCAAAGCTTCAACTCCTTACTCTACAGATGGACCCCGACTGGCAGAAGCTTTTGGTTGGCATGAGGAATAGAAGTTTGTCAATCATCTCTTCCTTTGCCCTTGCAAAAAAAGGTCTTAAGCTGGATCTTGATGCAGTACACATGCAAAACCAGCAATGCCTTAGCCAACTCTTGAGGCAGAGGGAGGAAGTAGCAGAAGATGCAAAAGGGAGGTGGATCATAAAGAAGATACCTGTTATATGA